The Agromyces mangrovi genome contains a region encoding:
- a CDS encoding flavin monoamine oxidase family protein, with product MHGTPTLLTFAAGPAARAIRDWSDSEVADSVLAQLRRLYGERVPAPTRVTVTSWQDDPFAHGSYAYMTLGSTTADHDDLATPIGGVLHLAGEATWTDDPATVPAAMRSGHRAAERILGRDVPIEGLWAGTVHLERRLS from the coding sequence GTGCACGGCACACCGACGCTGCTGACCTTCGCCGCCGGCCCCGCCGCCCGGGCGATCCGCGACTGGAGCGACTCCGAGGTCGCCGACTCGGTGCTCGCCCAACTCCGCCGCCTCTACGGCGAGCGCGTGCCCGCACCCACGCGCGTGACCGTCACCTCGTGGCAGGACGACCCGTTCGCCCACGGCTCCTACGCCTACATGACGCTCGGCTCCACCACCGCCGACCACGACGACCTCGCCACCCCGATCGGCGGCGTCCTCCACCTCGCCGGCGAGGCCACCTGGACCGACGACCCCGCGACCGTGCCCGCCGCCATGCGTTCGGGGCACCGTGCGGCCGAGCGCATCCTCGGCCGCGACGTGCCGATCGAGGGGCTCTGGGCGGGCACCGTGCACCTCGAGCGCCGGCTGAGCTGA
- a CDS encoding flavin monoamine oxidase family protein has product MERFDTIVVGAGVAGLTAARLLARAGRTVVVLEARDRVGGRVWTDRTGHHPTDLGASWIHGVTDEPVADAVTAIGMRTAEFTVGSYQPDSRPIAYYGPDGQRLTDAAARAFADDIRSVDTTLLETIAASAPNDSYRDVTEAAIARQGWDADRAQRVREFMEHRSEEQYGAWIDDLAAHGLDDDVIEGDEVVFPNGYDELPARLAEGLDVRLGRVVRRVHWSPDGVEVETADATLAAATAVVTVPVGVLQSPEFVIEPALPEPVAGALGRFAMNAFEKVFLEFPERFWDDGVYAIRQQGPESRWWHSWYDLSPCTAHRRC; this is encoded by the coding sequence GTGGAACGGTTCGACACCATCGTCGTCGGTGCGGGCGTGGCCGGCCTGACGGCCGCCCGCCTGCTCGCCCGGGCGGGGCGCACCGTCGTGGTGCTCGAGGCGCGCGACCGCGTCGGCGGCCGCGTCTGGACGGACCGCACCGGCCACCACCCGACCGACCTCGGCGCCTCCTGGATCCACGGCGTCACCGACGAGCCCGTCGCCGACGCGGTCACCGCAATCGGCATGCGCACCGCGGAGTTCACAGTCGGCAGCTACCAGCCCGACAGCCGCCCGATCGCGTACTACGGCCCCGACGGCCAGCGGTTGACGGATGCGGCGGCGCGGGCGTTCGCCGACGACATCCGCTCGGTCGACACCACCCTGCTCGAGACCATCGCCGCCTCGGCGCCGAACGACTCGTACCGCGACGTGACCGAGGCCGCGATCGCCCGCCAGGGCTGGGACGCCGACCGCGCCCAGCGCGTGCGCGAGTTCATGGAGCATCGCAGCGAGGAGCAGTACGGCGCGTGGATCGACGACCTCGCCGCGCACGGCCTCGACGACGACGTCATCGAGGGCGACGAGGTCGTCTTCCCCAACGGGTACGACGAGTTGCCCGCGCGCCTCGCGGAGGGCCTCGATGTGCGGCTGGGCCGCGTGGTGCGCCGGGTGCACTGGTCGCCCGACGGCGTCGAGGTCGAGACGGCGGATGCCACCCTGGCGGCCGCGACCGCCGTCGTGACCGTGCCGGTGGGCGTGCTGCAGTCGCCGGAGTTCGTGATCGAGCCCGCGCTGCCCGAACCGGTCGCGGGCGCGCTCGGCCGATTCGCGATGAACGCGTTCGAGAAGGTCTTCCTCGAGTTCCCGGAGCGGTTCTGGGACGACGGCGTCTACGCGATTCGCCAGCAGGGCCCCGAGAGTCGCTGGTGGCATTCCTGGTACGACCTCTCCCCGTGCACGGCACACCGACGCTGCTGA
- a CDS encoding Fic family protein has protein sequence MATETRAWPAISYEERPWQRDGGEIASRRELARSRGPYRAAVVPRIADLTPDLPGKSLAAADDASNELTRFDAEFGAVAAPFSAILLRSESASSSEVEHITASARQVALAELGASDSPNARLVVANAQAMRAAVDLSDRLDTDAVIEMHRALLGESQEGITGGWRERQVWIGGGSLAPHTAEFVPPHAEHVPALMDDVMAFARRTDLPVLVQTAIAHAQFETIHPFPDGNGRTGRALVQGMLRAGRVTRHVTVPVSAGLLGDLQGYYDALGAYREGRLEPIVDLMADASFLAVANGRRLIGDLRSARAHWDDAVRARADSSAHRLKDLLLRQPVVHTKLVAGELSVSEVAAQTSIDRLVEAGVLVQAGGGARYRRWAAPDVLAALDAFGQRARRGFR, from the coding sequence ATGGCAACGGAAACGCGGGCCTGGCCCGCGATCTCGTACGAGGAGCGGCCGTGGCAGCGCGACGGCGGCGAGATCGCCTCGCGCCGCGAACTCGCACGCTCGCGCGGACCGTACCGCGCGGCGGTCGTGCCCCGCATCGCCGACCTCACGCCCGACCTGCCCGGCAAGAGCCTCGCCGCGGCCGACGACGCCAGCAACGAGCTGACCCGCTTCGACGCCGAGTTCGGCGCGGTCGCGGCGCCGTTCTCGGCGATCCTGCTGCGCTCGGAGAGCGCCTCGAGTTCGGAGGTCGAGCACATCACCGCGAGCGCGCGTCAGGTCGCACTCGCCGAGCTCGGGGCATCCGACTCGCCCAATGCCCGGCTGGTCGTGGCGAACGCGCAGGCGATGCGGGCGGCCGTCGACCTCTCCGACCGCCTCGACACCGATGCCGTGATCGAGATGCACCGCGCGCTGCTCGGCGAGAGCCAGGAGGGCATCACGGGCGGCTGGCGCGAACGCCAGGTCTGGATCGGCGGCGGCTCGCTCGCCCCGCACACGGCCGAGTTCGTGCCGCCGCACGCCGAGCACGTGCCCGCCCTCATGGACGACGTCATGGCGTTCGCGCGCCGCACCGACCTGCCGGTGCTCGTGCAGACCGCGATCGCGCACGCCCAGTTCGAGACGATCCACCCGTTCCCCGACGGCAACGGGCGCACCGGTCGGGCCCTGGTGCAGGGGATGCTGCGGGCGGGTCGCGTCACCCGGCACGTCACCGTGCCCGTGTCGGCCGGCTTGCTCGGCGACCTGCAGGGCTACTACGACGCGCTCGGCGCCTACCGCGAGGGGCGACTCGAGCCGATCGTCGATCTGATGGCGGATGCCTCGTTCCTCGCCGTCGCGAACGGTCGGCGCCTCATCGGCGACCTGCGTTCGGCGCGCGCGCACTGGGACGACGCGGTGCGCGCCCGCGCCGACTCGTCGGCCCACCGCCTCAAGGACCTGCTGCTGCGCCAGCCCGTGGTCCACACGAAGCTGGTCGCCGGCGAGCTGTCGGTCAGCGAGGTCGCTGCGCAGACGTCGATCGACCGGCTCGTCGAGGCCGGCGTGCTCGTGCAGGCAGGCGGGGGAGCGCGCTACCGACGCTGGGCGGCGCCCGACGTGCTCGCCGCGCTCGACGCGTTCGGCCAGCGCGCCCGCCGCGGCTTCCGCTGA
- a CDS encoding type II toxin-antitoxin system VapC family toxin: protein MTRYVIDAGTAIRLAGEDLSSAPAHELLAPTLLRSQTLSMLHEAVHRGELRSGAALDRLGRIKRMPIRLLGDAVLRKRAWELADALGWASTYDAEYLALTQLQADAFVTTDRRLAERARGTVEVAAFEVLLG from the coding sequence ATGACCCGGTACGTCATCGACGCAGGCACCGCCATCAGGCTCGCGGGCGAGGATCTGTCGTCCGCCCCCGCGCACGAGCTGCTCGCGCCGACGCTGCTGCGCTCGCAGACGCTGTCGATGCTGCACGAGGCGGTGCATCGCGGCGAGCTGCGCTCGGGCGCGGCGCTCGACCGGCTCGGGCGCATCAAGCGCATGCCGATCCGGCTGCTCGGCGACGCGGTGCTGCGCAAGCGTGCGTGGGAGCTGGCGGACGCGCTGGGCTGGGCGTCGACCTACGACGCCGAGTACCTCGCACTGACCCAGTTGCAGGCGGACGCATTCGTCACAACCGACCGCCGGCTGGCGGAGCGGGCGCGTGGCACGGTCGAGGTGGCGGCGTTCGAGGTGCTGCTCGGGTAG
- a CDS encoding nitroreductase/quinone reductase family protein, which produces MAKDGMYGDTLLRAMTGLHRWGIRLTGGLLGWRIGSMETIELHTTGRRTGQRRSALLTAPIHDDDGRYVVVASRGGSDRHPAWYLNLVADPNVELTTRHWTRAYRARTATPEEKAELWPTVAAAYPGYEHYRKRTTRDIPLVICEPADAAAPADA; this is translated from the coding sequence ATGGCCAAGGACGGCATGTACGGCGACACCCTGCTGCGTGCGATGACGGGCCTGCACCGCTGGGGCATCAGGCTCACCGGCGGCCTGCTCGGCTGGCGAATCGGCAGCATGGAGACCATCGAGCTGCACACGACGGGCCGGCGCACCGGACAGCGGCGCTCGGCACTGCTCACCGCGCCGATCCACGACGACGACGGCCGGTACGTGGTCGTCGCCTCGCGCGGCGGATCCGACCGGCATCCGGCCTGGTACCTGAACCTCGTCGCCGACCCGAACGTCGAGCTGACCACCCGGCACTGGACCCGCGCGTACCGTGCCCGCACGGCCACGCCCGAGGAGAAGGCCGAGCTCTGGCCCACCGTCGCCGCCGCCTACCCGGGCTACGAGCACTACCGGAAGCGCACGACCCGCGACATCCCGCTCGTGATCTGCGAGCCAGCGGATGCGGCGGCGCCGGCGGACGCCTGA
- a CDS encoding DUF2277 domain-containing protein yields MCRNIHQLHNFEPAATDDEVTAAALQYVRKVSGSTKPSKANQRAFDRAVAEIAHATQHLLDDLVTNAPPKDREVEAAKARARAEKRYASLSA; encoded by the coding sequence ATGTGCCGGAACATCCACCAGCTCCACAACTTCGAGCCCGCCGCCACCGACGACGAGGTGACCGCCGCCGCGCTCCAGTACGTGCGCAAGGTGAGCGGCTCGACGAAGCCGTCCAAGGCCAACCAGCGGGCCTTCGACCGCGCCGTCGCCGAGATCGCGCACGCCACGCAGCACCTGCTCGACGACCTCGTCACGAACGCGCCGCCCAAGGACCGCGAGGTCGAGGCCGCGAAGGCCCGCGCCCGCGCGGAGAAGCGCTACGCGTCGCTCTCGGCCTGA
- a CDS encoding ATP-dependent DNA ligase: MAAEHPSIAPMLAKSVERVPDADAIDGGYSYEPKWDGFRGIVRVSGGEVEIGSRGSKPLTRYFPELVEAFARELPDPCVVDGEIVVRSGPAGDERLDWEALGQRIHPADSRVQKLAAETPASFVAFDLLELGGESLVDLPFRERRARLEQALGDAPPPVHVTRVTTDADLARTWLERFEGAGLDGVIAKPLDGAYLPNKRAMLKIKHKRTADVVLVGYRVHKSGSGVGSLLLGLYDDTGELRMVGGSSAFTDKRRLELIDELEPLVLREDDGEVSDAATDRSRFSSGKDTSFVPLRPERVLEVGYDQMEGWRFRHTVRFLRWRPDRDAESCRFEQLEVPAAYDLSAVLER, encoded by the coding sequence ATGGCTGCGGAACACCCCTCGATCGCCCCCATGCTCGCCAAATCGGTCGAACGCGTGCCCGACGCCGACGCGATCGACGGCGGCTACTCGTACGAGCCGAAGTGGGACGGCTTCCGCGGCATCGTGCGCGTCTCGGGCGGCGAGGTCGAGATCGGCAGCCGTGGCTCGAAGCCGCTGACGCGGTACTTCCCCGAGCTCGTCGAGGCGTTCGCGCGCGAGCTGCCCGACCCGTGCGTGGTCGACGGCGAGATCGTCGTGCGCTCGGGGCCCGCGGGCGACGAGCGGCTCGACTGGGAGGCGCTCGGCCAGCGCATCCACCCCGCCGACAGTCGGGTGCAGAAGCTCGCCGCGGAGACGCCCGCCTCGTTCGTCGCGTTCGACCTGCTCGAGCTGGGCGGCGAGTCGCTCGTCGACCTGCCCTTCCGCGAGCGACGCGCCCGCCTCGAGCAGGCGCTCGGCGACGCGCCCCCGCCCGTGCACGTCACCCGCGTGACGACGGACGCCGACCTCGCGCGCACCTGGCTCGAGCGGTTCGAGGGCGCCGGGCTCGACGGCGTGATCGCGAAGCCCCTCGACGGCGCCTACCTGCCGAACAAGCGCGCGATGCTGAAGATCAAGCACAAGCGCACGGCCGACGTCGTGCTCGTCGGCTACCGGGTGCACAAGTCGGGCTCGGGCGTCGGCTCGCTGCTGCTCGGCCTCTACGACGACACCGGCGAGTTGCGCATGGTCGGCGGGTCATCGGCGTTCACCGACAAGCGGCGCCTGGAGCTCATCGACGAGCTCGAGCCGCTCGTGCTGCGCGAGGACGACGGCGAGGTCTCCGACGCCGCGACCGACCGCAGCCGGTTCTCGTCGGGCAAGGACACCTCGTTCGTGCCGCTGCGCCCCGAGCGGGTGCTCGAGGTCGGCTACGACCAGATGGAGGGGTGGCGGTTCCGCCACACCGTGCGCTTCCTGCGCTGGCGGCCCGACCGCGACGCAGAGTCGTGCCGGTTCGAGCAGCTCGAGGTGCCCGCGGCCTACGACCTCAGCGCGGTGCTCGAGCGCTGA